Proteins encoded by one window of Glycine soja cultivar W05 chromosome 15, ASM419377v2, whole genome shotgun sequence:
- the LOC114387352 gene encoding adenylate isopentenyltransferase 5, chloroplastic-like, translating into MNISTSACACACACKQELPLVSFQKGSLMMESLFHHRNNSNKDKVVVIMGATGAGKTKLAIDVAKHFQPAEIVNSDKMQVYKGLDITTNKVTEEECGGVPHHLLGTVDPYINFSANDFCRYATLAIDSIVEKNGLPIIAGGSNSYLDALVNHYPEFRLRYQCCFLWVDVALPVLHSSLQARVDRMIEAGQVNEVRDFFDPSVTDYTKGIRRAIGVPEFDDFLRAEANGRLDERTKQRLLQAAIARLKINNCTLANRQIQKIHRLHAFWKRNMHRLDATEVFRGSRDAWRDHVLAKTLIILHKFLYGEKKTPHVVPAGIVSAKDVIAAAAVLSSPPVAMAATR; encoded by the coding sequence atgaacatcTCAACATCAGCCTGCGCCTGCGCCTGCGCCTGCAAACAGGAGCTGCCCCTAGTAAGCTTCCAAAAGGGATCACTTATGATGGAGTCGTTGTTTCATCATCGGAATAACAGCAACAAGGATAAGGTAGTGGTGATAATGGGGGCCACTGGTGCCGGCAAGACGAAGTTGGCTATAGACGTGGCCAAACACTTCCAACCAGCGGAGATAGTGAACTCAGACAAAATGCAAGTGTACAAGGGCCTAGACATCACCACCAATAAGGTCACTGAAGAAGAGTGTGGCGGGGTCCCACATCATCTGCTTGGCACTGTTGACCCATATATAAATTTCAGCGCCAACGACTTCTGTCGCTACGCCACTTTGGCCATCGACTCCATTGTAGAAAAAAATGGCTTACCCATCATCGCTGGAGGCTCTAATTCTTATTTAGACGCGTTGGTCAATCATTATCCTGAGTTTAGGTTAAGGTACCAGTGCTGTTTCCTCTGGGTCGACGTGGCACTCCCCGTTCTCCATTCCTCCCTCCAGGCACGTGTGGACCGCATGATCGAAGCCGGTCAAGTCAACGAGGTTCGTGACTTCTTCGACCCGAGCGTAACCGATTACACCAAAGGGATACGAAGGGCTATTGGGGTGCCCGAATTCGACGATTTTCTTCGCGCAGAGGCGAATGGGCGGCTAGATGAGAGAACAAAACAGAGGCTTCTTCAGGCTGCCATTGCAAGGTTGAAGATCAACAACTGCACGCTCGCCAACCGCCAGATTCAGAAGATCCACCGCCTGCACGCCTTCTGGAAACGGAACATGCACCGCCTCGACGCCACCGAGGTTTTCCGCGGCTCACGTGACGCCTGGCGCGATCACGTGCTCGCCAAGACCTTGATCATCCTCCACAAGTTTCTCTACGGAGAGAAGAAAACGCCGCACGTTGTCCCCGCCGGAATCGTCTCCGCCAAAGACGTAATTGCGGCGGCGGCGGTGCTTTCTTCGCCGCCGGTAGCAATGGCAGCAACGCGgtag